A genome region from Anastrepha obliqua isolate idAnaObli1 chromosome 4, idAnaObli1_1.0, whole genome shotgun sequence includes the following:
- the LOC129244800 gene encoding V-type proton ATPase subunit F 1, translating into MALHSARGKLISVIGDEDTCVGFLLGGVGEINKNRHANFMVVDKNTPVSEVEDCFRRFVKRDDIDIILINQNIAELIRHVIDAHTSPVPAVLEIPSKDHPYDASKDSILRRARGMFNPEDLN; encoded by the exons ATGGCTTTACATTCAGCAAGAGGAAAATTAATATCGGTTATTGGTGATGAA gACACCTGTGTTGGTTTTCTTCTGGGCGGAGTTGGTGAAATCAACAAGAACCGTCACGCCAATTTTATGGTCGTCGACAAAA ATACGCCAGTAAGTGAGGTCGAGGATTGCTTTAGGCGTTTTGTAAAGCGCGATGATATAGATATTATTTTGATCAATCAGAATATCGCTGAACTTATCCGTCACGTGATTGATGCACACACTTCGCCAGTACCAGCTGTACTGGAAATTCCATCAAAGGATCATCCATACGACGCTAGTAAAGATTCGATTCTGAGACGTGCCAGA GGCATGTTCAATCCTGAagatttaaactaa